One Bacteroidota bacterium DNA window includes the following coding sequences:
- a CDS encoding glycosyltransferase has protein sequence MKLSVIIVNYNVIHFLEQCLVSVMQAGAGLDMEVIVADNNSVDGSVKMVKEKFSGVKLIENHENLGFSKANNRAIEQSMGEYVLLLNPDTVVEEDTFRKVTQFMDQHPEAGGLGVKMVDGKGVFLPESKRGLPTPTVAFYKMAGMSRLFPGSRTFGRYHLGFLDMDKIHEVDILSGAFMLLRRTALDKTGLLDEDFFMYGEDIDLSYRLTLAGYKNFYFPETRIIHYKGESTRKSSVNYVLVFYNAMIIFARKHFSKKNARLFSFLIKIAIYLRAFVAILSRFISAIFLPVTDVAMIFAGIWFIKSYWETHVLFTRGGHYPIEFITVAVPLYILVWLFSVYLSGGYDRPVRILKIFQGLLIGTVIILTVYGLLDETMRFSRAIIMLGAAWALISMSAFRVLMHLAGVKSCRITMGKNRRFAIVGDSEEADRVAALVRDTHLAPGFIGLVSPDNKQAGNGFTGNLGQLKDIIDIYKIDEVIFCSKNLSPQLIIDKMTGFQNLQVDFKIAPPESLSIIGSNSITTGGDLYVLSINSISKTNNKRDKWMFDHISALLLLAFLPLVIPFMKSPPGLIINIFKVLVGRRSWVGYHPQDITNNMKLPRIRKGVLNPSDAIRKQALAKEIITSLNILYAKDYKITNDLNIMLKAFRELGRRQGTGNN, from the coding sequence ATGAAGTTATCGGTCATTATTGTCAATTACAATGTTATCCATTTTCTGGAACAATGCCTTGTTTCTGTGATGCAGGCTGGCGCCGGATTGGATATGGAAGTTATTGTTGCCGACAATAATTCGGTGGACGGCTCCGTGAAGATGGTGAAAGAGAAATTTTCCGGTGTTAAGCTCATTGAGAATCACGAGAATCTGGGCTTTTCAAAAGCTAACAACAGGGCAATAGAGCAGTCGATGGGCGAGTATGTGCTGCTTCTCAATCCTGATACCGTAGTTGAAGAAGATACGTTTCGCAAGGTTACCCAATTCATGGATCAACACCCGGAAGCAGGCGGTTTGGGTGTAAAAATGGTAGACGGCAAAGGTGTTTTCCTGCCCGAATCAAAACGCGGACTGCCCACGCCAACGGTGGCTTTCTATAAAATGGCGGGCATGTCGCGGCTGTTTCCCGGGTCGCGTACCTTTGGACGCTATCATTTGGGTTTCCTTGATATGGATAAGATTCATGAGGTCGATATTCTGTCGGGCGCATTCATGCTGTTGCGCAGAACGGCTTTGGATAAAACAGGACTACTGGACGAAGATTTTTTTATGTACGGCGAAGATATAGACCTTTCGTACCGCCTGACATTAGCCGGTTATAAGAATTTTTACTTCCCGGAAACACGCATCATTCATTATAAAGGTGAAAGTACCCGCAAAAGCAGTGTGAACTATGTGCTGGTGTTTTACAACGCCATGATTATATTCGCACGCAAGCATTTCAGTAAAAAAAATGCGCGCCTGTTTTCATTCCTTATCAAAATAGCCATCTATTTAAGGGCTTTCGTTGCTATTTTATCACGTTTTATTTCGGCCATATTCCTGCCTGTTACTGATGTTGCAATGATATTTGCAGGCATCTGGTTCATAAAATCCTACTGGGAAACGCATGTACTGTTCACCCGGGGCGGCCATTACCCCATAGAATTCATTACGGTTGCAGTACCGCTGTATATTTTAGTCTGGCTGTTCTCGGTATATCTGAGTGGCGGATATGACCGTCCCGTAAGGATTTTGAAAATATTTCAGGGACTGCTTATCGGTACGGTAATTATACTTACCGTGTACGGTTTGTTAGACGAAACTATGCGTTTTTCACGTGCTATTATCATGCTCGGCGCTGCATGGGCACTTATTTCAATGTCGGCTTTCCGTGTGCTGATGCACCTTGCAGGGGTGAAGTCGTGCCGCATTACCATGGGAAAGAATCGGCGCTTTGCAATTGTTGGCGACAGCGAAGAGGCCGACCGCGTTGCAGCGCTTGTGCGCGATACGCACCTTGCTCCCGGATTCATTGGTCTGGTCAGCCCCGACAATAAACAGGCAGGCAACGGCTTTACCGGCAATCTCGGACAGCTTAAAGATATCATCGATATTTATAAAATTGATGAAGTGATTTTCTGTTCCAAAAACCTGTCACCACAGCTCATCATCGATAAAATGACCGGCTTTCAGAATTTGCAGGTGGATTTTAAAATAGCTCCTCCCGAAAGCCTTTCCATTATTGGAAGCAACTCCATCACAACCGGCGGCGATCTGTATGTGCTCAGCATTAATTCCATCAGTAAGACAAATAACAAGCGCGACAAATGGATGTTCGACCACATCAGTGCATTGTTGTTACTCGCGTTTTTACCTCTGGTCATACCCTTTATGAAAAGCCCGCCGGGACTGATTATTAATATCTTCAAGGTATTGGTCGGAAGGCGTTCGTGGGTTGGATATCACCCGCAGGATATTACTAACAATATGAAACTTCCTCGCATCAGGAAAGGCGTATTAAACCCGTCAGATGCAATACGCAAACAGGCATTGGCAAAGGAAATCATTACAAGTCTGAATATTTTATATGCCAAGGATTATAAAATTACCAACGACCTGAATATAATGCTGAAGGCATTCAGGGAGCTGGGAAGAAGGCAGGGAACAGGAAATAATTAA
- a CDS encoding helix-turn-helix transcriptional regulator, translated as MKSKQSNFKKWSEIINEQFGKAGTPKRDEMEREYESFRIGILLRQAREAKSMTQEQLGDAISRKRSYISRVENDGSNITLKTLFDIVEKGLGGKVTIGIKI; from the coding sequence ATGAAATCGAAACAATCAAACTTCAAAAAATGGTCAGAAATAATAAATGAGCAATTCGGCAAGGCAGGTACACCGAAGCGCGATGAGATGGAAAGGGAATATGAATCTTTCAGAATCGGCATATTGCTCAGACAGGCCCGTGAAGCAAAAAGTATGACACAGGAACAACTGGGGGATGCCATTTCGCGCAAGAGAAGTTATATTTCTCGAGTAGAAAATGATGGCAGCAACATCACGTTGAAAACACTGTTTGATATTGTTGAAAAAGGCTTGGGCGGTAAAGTGACCATAGGAATAAAAATTTAA
- a CDS encoding radical SAM protein — MREHFTIPVFIPHRACPNRCIFCDQQKITGNIEMPKAAEIQALIERNLATMPADAHIEIGFFGGTFTGMPHHEQEYYLATAQPYLESGRIKGIRLSTRPDFIDEAVLELLKKYHVSLIELGAQSMDDAVLAVAERGHTADDVRKASHMIKSAGFALGLQMMVGLPGDDAAADIRTAESFAALEADCVRIYPVLVIKGTALEGLYRKKIFQPLSLDEAAERTAVLLEYFISKNIAVIRVGLHVSEEMKAGQEVVAGPVHSSFREIAMTKAWARKFAGIAQSKQKKITIFVGEQQYNTAIGYGGANKKSLQLKYQTVKFRTDNNLNGMEFYVDYS; from the coding sequence TTGAGAGAACATTTCACCATACCGGTATTTATCCCGCACCGTGCGTGCCCCAACCGTTGCATTTTCTGCGACCAGCAAAAGATAACGGGCAATATTGAAATGCCCAAAGCCGCGGAGATTCAAGCATTAATTGAGCGAAATCTTGCAACCATGCCTGCGGATGCGCATATTGAAATAGGCTTTTTCGGAGGTACCTTTACGGGAATGCCGCACCACGAGCAGGAATACTACCTTGCAACAGCACAACCATACCTTGAAAGCGGCAGGATTAAAGGCATACGCCTTTCCACAAGACCTGATTTTATTGATGAAGCAGTGCTTGAGCTGCTAAAAAAATATCATGTTTCTTTGATTGAACTGGGCGCGCAATCTATGGATGATGCGGTGCTTGCTGTTGCAGAACGCGGGCATACGGCCGATGATGTCCGCAAAGCATCGCATATGATTAAATCAGCCGGCTTTGCTCTTGGTCTGCAGATGATGGTTGGTCTTCCAGGCGATGATGCTGCTGCAGATATCCGCACGGCAGAATCATTTGCCGCACTGGAAGCCGATTGTGTGAGAATATATCCGGTTCTGGTAATCAAAGGAACAGCGCTCGAAGGTCTGTACAGAAAGAAAATATTTCAGCCACTTTCACTTGATGAAGCGGCTGAACGTACTGCCGTACTACTGGAATATTTTATTTCAAAAAACATTGCTGTTATCCGCGTCGGTTTGCATGTTTCGGAAGAAATGAAGGCAGGGCAGGAGGTGGTTGCAGGACCTGTGCATTCTTCGTTTCGCGAAATTGCCATGACAAAAGCATGGGCACGAAAATTTGCAGGTATCGCTCAAAGCAAACAAAAAAAGATAACAATTTTTGTGGGTGAGCAACAGTACAATACTGCCATTGGATACGGAGGCGCGAATAAAAAAAGTTTACAATTGAAATATCAAACGGTAAAATTCAGGACAGACAATAACCTTAACGGGATGGAATTTTATGTTGATTATAGCTGA
- a CDS encoding DUF6873 family GME fold protein — MLIIADKRLPAKVIQSLSKQGELLLLAASGIAYEAVSGHPDIFFCKVNDVLCVSPNLNIEIYQALDIAGIAYVKGEKGTTNIYPGTAAYNLAISGNTAIHNFEHTDSVLLSMLDGFNKIQVKQGYCRCNIVPLDDYGIITTDAGIHSAAIASGLNSMLVTPECILLPGFNYGFIGGCCGVHEKSVYITGSLRHHPQGNEMSEFMLRGGFSVTELYDGPLVDGGSLIFLP, encoded by the coding sequence ATGTTGATTATAGCTGATAAACGTCTGCCGGCAAAAGTCATACAATCACTTTCAAAACAAGGAGAGCTGCTGTTGCTTGCTGCTTCAGGCATTGCCTATGAAGCTGTTTCAGGTCATCCCGATATTTTCTTTTGCAAGGTCAATGATGTGCTTTGTGTGTCACCGAATCTGAATATAGAAATTTACCAAGCACTTGATATTGCAGGTATTGCTTATGTGAAGGGCGAAAAAGGAACAACAAATATTTATCCGGGAACGGCAGCTTATAATCTTGCAATCTCCGGAAATACTGCCATTCATAATTTTGAACATACCGATTCCGTGCTGCTTTCAATGCTTGATGGCTTTAATAAAATTCAGGTGAAACAAGGCTACTGCCGATGTAATATTGTTCCGCTCGATGACTATGGAATTATAACAACCGATGCCGGCATTCATTCAGCAGCAATCGCTTCAGGTTTGAATTCAATGCTTGTAACTCCGGAATGTATTCTGCTCCCGGGATTTAATTATGGCTTTATCGGCGGCTGCTGCGGCGTTCATGAAAAATCAGTTTACATTACCGGAAGTTTGAGACATCATCCGCAGGGAAATGAAATGAGTGAATTCATGCTCAGAGGCGGCTTTTCGGTTACAGAACTGTACGACGGACCCCTGGTAGATGGTGGTTCACTCATCTTTCTTCCCTAG
- a CDS encoding T9SS type A sorting domain-containing protein, with translation MSNKIPILVLLLTCITMSNLRANTFTVTNTNDSGNGSLRDAISQANSTPGSSHIIEFNILQTDAGYNATDGVWVIQPLSPLPYITRSGLTVDGSSQTAHQGNTNIYGPEIMLNGNDDTIDYGFFIFASNVTVRGFIVSDFNYGIQIYGASSQNNLIAGNYVGTNASATDSLGNDIGIEMFSGTHNNIVGGPVKADRNIVSGNRHIGIRAVNSSFNSICGNYVGTNRTGTAAVGNYDGISIEGLARHNMIGGTAAGLRNIVSGNVAYGIPLFGAGTDSNTVFGNYIGTDTSGTHAIPNTYGVLFDDGSEGNIVGGLNAGERNILSGNSGYGVFIYNMGTTNNFVTGNYIGTDPGATMAVPNGIGIVIDGGATAHTIESNVISGNLQSGIAIHITLTNFHIIKKNKIGTDISGTLPLPNGEDGIRIGEGPQYNVIGDTLGGGNIIAFNGMNGVNILDINDDHNRISGNSIFSSTILGIDLFPPGVTLNDAGDGDSGPNDNMNFPQIDTVIFDSGNGQTSISGILDTPLPEYATIELFKAAVNHSGYGEGKIFLKTIHPDNFGNWSATLNGLSSGDYLTTTATDSSGNTSEFSTTWSAQGPAGIQRLTDYSANYTIFPNPFAGYFEIKTAYIDSAPVEIYLYDMDGKMLDEFSMNSTEYRYNSDMLKAGVYKILIKQSGKLQAVKVVVKR, from the coding sequence ATGAGCAATAAAATTCCAATTTTGGTACTGCTGCTGACATGCATTACCATGTCAAATTTACGGGCAAATACCTTCACGGTAACCAACACAAACGACAGCGGAAACGGTTCATTACGTGATGCCATTTCGCAGGCAAACAGCACTCCCGGAAGTTCCCACATCATTGAATTTAATATTTTGCAAACGGATGCAGGATACAATGCAACGGATGGCGTTTGGGTTATTCAGCCGCTGTCGCCCCTGCCCTATATTACCAGAAGCGGACTCACGGTGGACGGCAGCTCGCAAACTGCACATCAGGGAAACACCAATATTTATGGACCTGAGATAATGCTCAACGGAAATGATGATACAATAGACTATGGCTTTTTTATTTTTGCTTCCAATGTTACGGTGCGTGGTTTTATTGTAAGTGATTTCAATTATGGGATTCAGATATACGGTGCCAGTTCGCAGAATAATTTGATTGCCGGAAACTATGTCGGAACCAATGCCAGCGCCACCGACTCGCTCGGAAACGACATTGGCATTGAGATGTTTTCCGGAACGCACAACAACATAGTGGGGGGTCCAGTAAAAGCCGACCGCAACATCGTTTCGGGTAACCGGCACATCGGCATCAGAGCAGTGAACAGCTCATTCAACAGCATTTGCGGCAATTATGTCGGAACGAATCGCACAGGAACCGCTGCCGTTGGCAATTACGACGGTATCAGCATTGAAGGACTTGCCAGACATAACATGATTGGCGGAACAGCGGCAGGACTCAGAAATATTGTTTCGGGAAATGTGGCCTACGGCATTCCGTTGTTTGGTGCGGGAACCGATTCAAATACGGTGTTCGGAAATTATATAGGTACCGATACCAGCGGCACGCATGCAATTCCCAACACATACGGAGTGCTGTTCGACGACGGCTCAGAAGGAAATATTGTGGGCGGTCTCAATGCGGGTGAACGCAACATTCTTTCAGGAAATTCGGGATATGGCGTGTTTATTTACAATATGGGAACAACGAATAACTTCGTTACCGGCAATTATATAGGAACCGATCCGGGCGCTACCATGGCTGTCCCCAACGGCATTGGAATCGTTATTGACGGAGGTGCTACGGCGCATACTATCGAGTCGAATGTTATTTCTGGCAACCTGCAATCAGGTATTGCCATTCACATTACTCTGACTAATTTTCATATCATTAAAAAAAATAAAATTGGAACGGACATCAGCGGAACGCTGCCGTTACCTAATGGTGAGGATGGCATTCGCATTGGCGAAGGCCCGCAGTACAATGTGATTGGCGACACGCTCGGAGGCGGCAATATTATTGCCTTCAACGGTATGAACGGCGTGAATATTCTGGATATTAATGACGACCACAACCGCATTTCAGGGAACAGTATTTTTAGCAGTACTATATTAGGTATTGACCTGTTTCCGCCGGGCGTAACACTCAATGATGCCGGTGACGGAGACAGCGGCCCGAATGATAATATGAACTTCCCGCAAATCGATACGGTCATTTTCGATTCGGGAAACGGGCAGACAAGCATCAGCGGAATTCTTGACACACCCTTGCCGGAATATGCCACTATTGAATTATTCAAAGCGGCGGTAAATCATTCGGGCTATGGCGAAGGAAAAATCTTTCTTAAAACAATTCACCCTGACAACTTCGGAAACTGGAGCGCCACGCTGAACGGATTGTCATCAGGCGATTATCTTACCACCACCGCAACCGATTCCTCAGGTAACACTTCCGAATTTTCAACAACGTGGAGTGCACAGGGGCCTGCCGGAATCCAGCGATTGACGGACTATTCAGCGAATTATACTATTTTTCCTAATCCGTTTGCCGGATATTTTGAAATAAAAACGGCATATATTGATTCGGCACCTGTCGAAATTTACCTGTATGATATGGATGGAAAAATGCTTGATGAATTTTCGATGAACAGCACTGAATACCGTTATAATAGCGACATGCTGAAGGCCGGTGTTTATAAAATCTTGATTAAACAGTCCGGTAAATTGCAAGCCGTGAAGGTGGTTGTTAAAAGATAG
- a CDS encoding CPBP family glutamic-type intramembrane protease yields MQLFKWHIISLPVILKPDYHQVSIVGMVVIAPIVEELLFRLNLRYRSVFISFILTLILYSIFVRIVLGLLPFYYLWESIGNIAIIMVISVFVNLFIRRFNKSLEWFWIKYFRLIFYSSAIIFGFMHLGNYWIPNYTIVLLSPFFLLPFMFAGLNLGYIRLRYGIIFSIVLHAFNNLMPYIFHYNFR; encoded by the coding sequence TTGCAGCTTTTTAAATGGCATATAATTTCATTACCGGTTATTCTCAAACCCGATTACCACCAGGTTTCTATTGTTGGTATGGTTGTGATTGCTCCAATAGTCGAGGAACTTCTGTTCAGATTGAATCTTCGCTATCGCTCAGTATTTATTTCATTTATCCTGACACTGATTCTGTACTCCATTTTTGTTCGGATTGTATTGGGGCTTCTTCCCTTTTATTATTTGTGGGAATCCATAGGGAATATAGCGATAATTATGGTAATCTCAGTTTTTGTTAATCTGTTTATCAGACGCTTTAACAAGTCTCTGGAATGGTTTTGGATAAAGTATTTTCGTTTGATATTTTATAGCTCGGCAATTATTTTCGGCTTTATGCATTTGGGAAATTACTGGATACCAAATTATACAATTGTGCTGTTAAGCCCGTTTTTTCTGCTTCCTTTCATGTTTGCAGGACTCAATCTGGGCTATATCAGGCTGCGATATGGAATTATTTTCAGCATCGTTTTGCATGCCTTCAATAACCTGATGCCTTATATCTTCCATTATAATTTCAGATAA